From a region of the Alnus glutinosa chromosome 1, dhAlnGlut1.1, whole genome shotgun sequence genome:
- the LOC133877366 gene encoding loganic acid O-methyltransferase-like, giving the protein MSESHPMNGGDGTYSYSKNSYFQRAATNNAKAMMDDAIAEKLDVTSDCTFRIADLGCSVGPNTLSVVQSIIDAVQHKYQLSEYQVFFNDHASNDFNTLFASFSPKKPYFAAGVPGSFHGRLFPESSLHFVHSSFALHWLSKVPEELLNKKSASWNKGRVYYTNAPDEVVHAYAAQFAEDMTMFLDARAKEVVVGGLMVLLMPATPNGIPHSNASSGLICDLLGFSLMDMAKEGLISEAQVDSFNLPVYAPSPKEITELVERNGFFSIERMEMTNPLSSIDGPVNGQAWTMHMRAGLEGIISKHFGAEIIDQLFHRFHKKIEEFFAPLESSSKERTQIFVALKRL; this is encoded by the exons ATGTCGGAATCTCATCCGATGAACGGCGGAGACGGCACTTACAGTTACTCCAAAAACTCCTACTTCCAG AGAGCAGCTACAAATAATGCCAAGGCAATGATGGATGATGCAATTGCAGAGAAGCTTGATGTTACTTCAGATTGCACATTTCGAATTGCAGATTTGGGATGTTCAGTTGGACCAAATACTTTGTCTGTGGTGCAGAGTATAATAGATGCTGTTCAACACAAATACCAATTATCCGAATACCAAGTGTTTTTCAATGACCACGCCTCCAATGATTTCAACACCCTCTTTGCCTCTTTCTCACCCAAGAAGCCATACTTTGCAGCCGGTGTGCCGGGGTCTTTCCACGGCCGGTTATTCCCTGAATCCTCCCTGCACTTTGTGCATTCATCATTTGCACTCCATTGGCTGTCCAAGGTGCCAGAAGAGTTGCTGAACAAGAAGTCTGCATCATGGAACAAGGGGAGGGTTTACTACACAAACGCCCCGGATGAAGTAGTTCATGCTTATGCAGCCCAATTTGCTGAGGACATGACAATGTTTTTAGATGCTAGAGCTAAAGAGGTTGTGGTGGGTGGACTCATGGTGCTTCTCATGCCAGCCACCCCAAATGGGATCCCTCATTCTAATGCATCATCGGGATTGATTTGTGATCTCTTGGGGTTCAGCCTGATGGATATGGCCAAGGAG GGATTAATAAGTGAAGCTCAGGTAGACTCCTTCAACTTGCCTGTGTATGCTCCCTCGCCCAAGGAGATAACAGAGCTTGTGGAAAGAAATGGGTTTTTCAGCATCGAGAGAATGGAGATGACAAACCCTCTGTCAAGCATTGATGGCCCAGTCAATGGGCAGGCATGGACGATGCACATGAGAGCTGGCCTGGAAGGCATAATCAGCAAACATTTTGGAGCTGAGATTATCGATCAACTGTTTCATCGATTCCAtaagaaaattgaagagtttTTCGCCCCACTGGAGTCTTCATCCAAAGAAAGAACTCAGATCTTTGTTGCTTTAAAACGCCTATGA
- the LOC133862358 gene encoding uncharacterized protein LOC133862358, which translates to MHYSVKKLELLYITLARHRARDILMKKAPGVVVIDDRASNRFPTPLEVSNKDDVAVGRIRRDLSQEGNHGLDIFVCGDQIRKGAALNAVQIAEMLL; encoded by the exons ATGCATTATTCTGTTAAAAAACTTGAACTTCTATATATCACTTTGGCTA GACACAGAGCGAGGGATATTCTGATGAAGAAGGCTCCTGGTGTAGTGGTTATTGATGATCGGGCATCCAATCGCTTCCCTACTCCATTGGAGGTGTCAAACAAAGATGATGTTGCAGTTGGCAGGATCCGCCGCGATTTGTCCCAGGAAGGCAACCATGG GTTGGACATCTTTGTCTGTGGTGATCAAATACGCAAGGGAGCTGCACTTAATGCTGTCCAGATTGCAGAGATGTTGCTTTAG